The Cyanobacterium sp. T60_A2020_053 genome includes the window ATACTCTCAACGGCTCAGGTTTGGCGGTGGGGCGCGCTATGGCGGCCATTTTGGAAAACTATCAGCAACCTGATGGCACGGTTAAAGTTCCTGACGTATTACAACCATATTTACATACTGATGTGATTAGGGGTTGCTGAAAAAGTGTAATCGTGAGGGCAAATTGACAATTGACAATGGATAATTAAAGATTATATCTTCGTAATTTACCCACCGTGTAATGAATTACACGGCTACTAGGTTCACGTTCAATAAATTGAACTAAGATGCAGATATTACTGATTTATAAGTGATTAAGCAGACCTGATATTATAAGGGTTTTGATTTGTTTAGCACACCCTAATGGTCAATTATCGATTGTCAGTTTCCTTTTCCGAAGCCATGGCGCGAATAATATCCCCTTGAGTGACAATTCCTACTACATTATCATCATTATCGATAACAGGTAAGCGACTGATTTTTTTATCATGAAAAATTTGAGCTGCCTTTTTCACCGTGTCATCTCGGTTAATAGTCATGGGTTTTTTTGTCATAACTTCTCCCACAGTTTGCCCTAATGCCTTATGAATTTCATTCTCGTAACGACTAGGATTTTCCAAATAAATAACACTATCTAAAATCATGATATAAGGAGGTGGTTCAACTCCTGTTTCTTGCCACATCAAATCACTTTCAGAAATTACACCCACTAATTTTTTATCTTCATCAACCACAGGTAGACCACTTAACTGATTTTTTGCCAGAATACTAATAGCTTCTGGGAGGGGCGTTGTCGGTGTCACCGTTAGGGGTGATGGTGTCATAATTTCAGCGACAGTTTTATTCATTATAATTAAAGTCTTTATATATTTAGTGCTTATAACATACTTAATTGTATCAAACTTAACCAGTTTCACTTCAACTTGAGATGAGATTTTACCTAATTATCTCCCCTTCTCCCTCTGCTTCCCCTTCTCCCTCTGCTTCCCCTTCTCCCTCTGCTTCCCTTTCTTCTTCTTTGCCCCTTTATGATGACATTTGGTTAAAAAAAGTTAATAATTAAGGATAGTTACCCATAAATGAGGAAGAATGCAGCCAACTGATCCGAACAAATTTACTGAGAGTGCTTGGGATGCCGTCGTGCAATCCCAAGAAGTATGTCGTAATTTTAAAAATCAAAATTTAGAAGTAGAACACCTGATCCTTGCTTTATTGTCAGAAAATACCATCGCTAAGGATATTTTTACTCAAGCCAACGTCGATTTGAATAAGCTAGAAACTCAATTACGCAACTTCGCTACTCGTCAGCCGAAAATGTTTAGCGTCAGTCAATTATATTTAGGACGTAGTCTTGATATTTTGTTAGACCGAGCAGAAATTTGTCGAGAAAGTTGGCAAGATGAATTTATCGGCGTTTCTCATATTTTAACGGCATTCTCAGGAGATGAGCGCATCGGTAAGCGCACGTTAAGAGGTTTTAACCTCGATCCGCAAGATTTTGAAGCGCGCGTCAAAGCCTTTAAGACTACCATTGAAAAGGCAGAAGCACAACAGGAGGAAAATAAAGAGGAAGAAAGCAACGAAAATGAGCAACCTTTAACTAAATATGGTCGAGATTTAACCGAACAAGCTAGATTGGGTAAGTTAGACCCTGTTATCGGTCGAGATGATGAAATTAGACGAGTTATACAGGTATTATCTCGGCGCTCGAAAAATAACCCGGTGTTAATTGGTGAACCGGGTGTGGGTAAAACTGCTATTGCTGAGGGTTTAGCCCAAAGAATTGTTAATGGTGATGTGCCTGAGTCTTTAAAAGATCGGCAGTTAATTGGTTTAGATATGGGTAGCTTGATTGCTGGGGCGAAGTATCGGGGGCAATTTGAGGAGCGTTTGCGCTCGGTTTTAAAGGAAGTGGTTAATTCCGATGGGCAGATAGTCCTTTTTATTGATGAATTGCATACGGTGGTGGGCGCTGGTTCGAGGGAGGGGGGCGCTATGGATGCTGGAAACCTCCTTAAACCCATGTTGGCACGGGGTGAGGTGCGCTGTATTGGCGCGACTACGCTGGATGAATACCGTAAGCATATCGAAAAAGACCCTGCTTTAGAGCGCCGTTTTCAGCAAGTTTATGTTAAACAACCCACGGTAGAAGATACTATTTCTATTTTACGGGGTTTGAAAGAGCGTTACGAAGTGCATCACGGGGTGAAAATAACTGATTCAGCGCTCGTCGCCGCCGCCACTTTATCTCAGCGTTATATCACCGATCGATTTTTACCTGATAAAGCCATTGATT containing:
- a CDS encoding CBS domain-containing protein encodes the protein MNKTVAEIMTPSPLTVTPTTPLPEAISILAKNQLSGLPVVDEDKKLVGVISESDLMWQETGVEPPPYIMILDSVIYLENPSRYENEIHKALGQTVGEVMTKKPMTINRDDTVKKAAQIFHDKKISRLPVIDNDDNVVGIVTQGDIIRAMASEKETDNR